Below is a genomic region from Halorubrum depositum.
CGGCGCACCGCTCGTCTCCGCGGTCGATCCGATCCTGCTGACGAGCGTCGCGCTCGCGCTGTTCGCCGCCGCGAGCGCCTATCAACTGTGGCTCAACCGCTTCTCCGTGCTCCGGCAGCTCCGGATCGGACGCAACGGCCTGCGCTCGCGGCGCCGAAGCTGAGACGAACGCCGCGTTCCGCGATCTGCCGGTCCTATTCTGAGCAGTCTGATGTTTCGCGCGCGCCTGCGAGCGGCCGCCTCCGGCGGCCGCGAGTCAGCGCGTGCGAGGTCGCCGGCGGCGTCGCCGCCGGCTGCCAGAGAGACCGGAGGTCTCTCGCTGGAGTCGGCCGCTCGGAGCGAAGCGAAGAGTGGCCGACGAGGCTGGGGAGGTGTGAGGTGCGGTCGCTGTGCGGTACAGGGTGAGACTCAAAGTGGCAAGTCGCCGGCGGCAACGCCGCCGGCTGCCAGAGGCGCGAAGCGCCTCGCGGCTGGGGCTTTGGAGGTGTTCACCGCGGAACGAGTGGTCAGGACGTATTATTCGGCCGCGAGCGACGGCGGCAGGTCCAGCTCGAACAGCCGCGCGTTGCAGGCGGCACAGCGGCCGGCGATCACGTCGTAGCTCGTACAGCAGGACTCGACGACGCGCTCCTCGAGGCTCACCGGTCCCTCGCAGGCGGGGCACTCCTCGACGAACAGTCGGAGCGCGCCGAGCACGCCGCTCCGCGCCGCGAGCGGGAGGTCCGTCCAGCCGTCGACGCGGTCGGTCAGCACGCGGTCGGCGGCGGCGTCGGCGAGGAACGCGGCGCGGGACTCCCAGTGGCCGATACGCTCGCCGTCGGCGAACGCGAAGGCGGTCGCGCCGCGCCAGTCGAGCGAGAGCGACTCGGCGTCGACGCCGGTGAGCGACGCGAGCGCCGCCAGGTCGACCTCGTCGCCGGGGGTGTCGGTCACGTCGGTCACGTCGATCTCCCCGGGCTCGGCCGCGGCCCCCGCGTCGGCGACGACGACGCCCGCGTCGAGGCGCATCCCGTCGACGGCGTCGTGCCACGCGGACGCGAACCACGGAGTGAAGGAGAGGTCGGTCCCGTCCGGCGTCTCGACGAGGACGTCGGCCGACAGCAGGTACGACTCCGCGTCGACGTCGGCCGGCGGCGCGACCGGCCGGCCCTTTCCGAACAGCCGCAGGACGCGCTCGGGGAGGTACCGCTTGGTGAGCTCGGGCGTCCCCGGAACGAGGTAGCCGCGGAGCCAGATCGCCGCGAGGGAGGCGAGGAGGACCGCCGCGCCGACCCCGGCCGTGAGCAGTCCGCCGACGGCGACGGCGACGACCGCGGCGACAGCGACGTTGACCGCCGTGCAGGGGAGACACCGGTTTTCGCCGGTGTACTCCGGGCGGCGGAAGCGATCGAGGGAGCTGAGCCCGGCCCGATGCGACGGCGGTTCCGAGACGGTCGTGTCGCGTGGAGTCGTCATTGGTCGATCGTGGCGCCGAACGGTCGTATGTATGCGGCTCCTACCGCCGGTGAGCCGGTCAGAGACGGGGCGTCGCCGCGAGGCTGCGGTCGGACATCGTGAAGCCGCGATCGGCGTCTTCGGGCAGACCGCGAGAGCACCGGGGCGCCGCAGTCCGTTCGAGCGCAACAAACGTCGAGAGAATGACATTCGCACCGGTGCCGTGGCGATTAAGATGTTGATAACTGGCGCGTCAAGCCTCCGTGTGCCGTTTTTGGTTGGATATGAAATATAAATATAATGGAAAATTGTATGCTGCTCGGTGTCAATCCACATTCAGAGCAGTTGCCCCGCAAGAGAGCCATGACACCCCAACTCGCGGTCACAGAAGAGGCACCGAGCGAGGACACCGGGCCCTCGCGCGACGAGATATTCACGGCGTTGAGCAACCGGCGGCGACGGAACGTGATCATCTACCTGAAAGAGCACGGGGACGACGCCCGCGTGAGGGACATCGCCGAGCAGCTGGCGGCGTGGGAGAACGAGGTCGACCCCGTCGAAGTGACGTACAAACAGCGGAAACGCGTGTACACCGCGCTCCACCAGTCGCACCTCCCGAAGCTGGCCAAGAGCGGCTTCATCGCGTACGAGCCCGACAGGGGGATCGTCTCCCTGACCGAGGAGAGCCGCCGGCTGGAGGTGTACCTCGAAGTCGTCTCCGAGAACGAGATCCTGTGGAGCGAGTATTACGTCGGCCTCGCGGTCGTCTGCGGGCTGCTCGGCGGCGCGGCGTGGATCGGGACCGTCCCGTTCGCGTCCGTCTCCGGGTACGCGTACGCGGTCCTCTTCGCGGCCCTCTTCGCCGTCTCCGGGGTCGTCCACCGGACGGTGACGCGTCGGAACCGGGTCGGGTAGGCGCTCGACGGGCCACACCCGTAGGGTTTTACCCGCCCACGGCGGGAGTACGGGTATATGCCAACGGGGATCGTCGGGGAGTTCCTCGATCTCAAGGCGGAGACGGACGCGGACGTCCTCGCGATGCAGTGCGGCGACTTCTACGAGTTCTTCGCGGACGACGCCGAGCTGGTCGCCGACGAGCTCGACCTGACGGTGTCACAGAAGTCCTCGCACGGCTCGTCGTACCCGATGGCGGGCGTCCCGCTCTCGGAGCTGACGCCCTACGTGAAGGCGCTCGTCGAGCGCGGCTACCGGGTCGCCGTCGCCGACCAGTACGAGACCGACGACGGCCACGCCCGCGAGATCACCCGCGTCGTCACGCCGGGCACCCTGCTGGAGACGGCCGACGACGACGCGCGGTATCTCGCGGCGATCGTTCGCGAGGACGACGGAACTGACGGCCCCTACGGGCTCGCTCTCGCCGACGTCACCACCGGGCGGTTCCTCGTCACCGAGGTCGACGACGAGAGCGACCTTCGAGCGGAGCTGTACCGTTTCGACCCCGCGGAGGTGCTCCCCGGCCCCCGCGTCCGCAACGACGACCGGCTGCTCGGCGCGGTCCGGGAGGACCTGTCGGGGTCGGTGTCGCTGTTCGACGCGGAGGCGTTCGCGCCGGGGCGGGCGACACACGCGGTCCGCGAGCAGTTCGGCCGAGAGACCGCGGACAGCGTCGGGATCGACTCCGACCTCGCGCTCCGCGCGGCCGGCGCGACCCTCGGCTACGTCGAGGAGACCGGCGCCGGCGTGCTCGCGTCGATGACCCGGCTGACGGCGTACGGCGACGGCGACCACGTCGACGTCGACGCGACGACCCAGCGCAACCTGGAGCTCACGGAGACGATGCGGGGCGACGGCGAGGGGTCGCTGTTCGAGACGGTCGACCACACCGTCACCGCGGCCGGCGGTCGACTGCTCCGCGAGTGGCTCACGCGCCCGCGACGGGACCGGGCCCGGCTCGACCGCCGGCTCGACGCGGTCGAGGCGCTGGCGTCGGCGGCGCTCGCGCGCGACCGCCTGCGGGAGACGCTCGGAGACGCGTACGACCTCGAGCGGCTGGCCGCGCGAGCGACGAGCGGGAGCGCGGGGGCACGCGAACTCCTCTCGGTGCGCGACACCCTCGCGCTGGTCCCGGAGATGGTCGACGCCGTCGAGGGGACCGCGCTCGCGGAGTCGCCGGTCGCGGCGGTGCTGGAGGACCTCGACCGCGAGCGGGCCCGCGCGCTCCACGGCGAGCTCGCCGACGCGCTCGCCGACGACCCCCCGAAGGCGAAGACGCAGGGCGGGCTGCTCCGGAAGGGGTACGACGACGACCTCGACGAGCTGATCGCGAGCCACGAGGAGGCGACGGAGTGGCTCGACACGCTCGCGGAGCGGGAGAAGCGCCAGTACGGGCTCAGCCACGTCACGGTCGACCGCAACAAGACGGACGGCTACTACGTCCAGGTCGGCAAGTCGGTCGCCGACCAGGTGCCGGAGCACTACCGCGAGATCAAGACGCTGAAGAACTCCAAGCGATTCGTCACCGACGAGCTGGCGGAGCGGGAGCGGGAGGTGCTCCGGCTCGAGGAGGCCCGCGGCGAGCTGGAGTACGAGCTGTTCGAGGAGCTGCGCGAGCGGGTCGCCGCCGACGCCGAGCTGCTGCAGGACGTGGGTCGGGTCGTTGCCGAGGTCGACGCGCTCGCGTCGCTGGCGACCCACGCCGCCGGCAACGACTGGACGCGGCCCGAGCTGACCGACGAGCGCCGGCTCGACGTCGAGGCGGGCCGCCACCCCGTCGTCGAGCGGACGACCGACTTCGTGCCGAACGACCTCCGGCTCGACGACGAGCGCGGCTTCCTCATCGTCACCGGCCCGAACATGAGCGGGAAGTCGACGTACATGCGGCAGGCCGCCCTCATTCAGCTGCTCGCGCAGGCGGGGTCGTTCGTCCCCGCCCGCGCCGCCGAGGTCGGGCTCGTCGACGGGATCTACACCCGCGTCGGCGCGCTCGACGAGCTGGCGCAGGGGCGCTCGACGTTCATGGTCGAGATGCAGGAGCTGTCGAACATCCTCCACTCGGCGACCGCGGACTCCCTCGTCATCCTCGACGAGGTCGGCCGCGGCACGGCCACCTACGACGGAATCTCGATCGCGTGGGCCGCGACCGAGTACCTCCACAACGAGGTGCGCGCGCGCACCCTCTTCGCCACGCACTACCACGAGCTGACGGCGCTGGCGGACCACCTCCCGCGGGTCGCCAACGTCCACGTCGCCGTCGACGAGCGCGACGGCGAGGTGACGTTCCTCCGGACGGTCCGCGACGGGCCGACGAACCGGTCGTACGGAGTCCACGTCGCCGACCTCGCCGGGGTCCCCAAGCCGGTCGTCGGGCGCGCCGACGAGGTGCTCGACCGGCTCCGCGAGGAGAAGGCCATCGAAGCGAAAGGGTCGCGGGGCGGGGGCGAGGGAGCCGGAAGCGACGGTACGGGGGACGGAACCGGGAGCGGCGAGGGCACGAAGCAGGTCGTCTTCGACCTCTCGTCCGGGTCGTTCGCGGGCGAGGGCGACGCCGGGTCGGCCGGGGCCGACGCCCCCGACACCGGGGGAAACCGGAACGGGAGGGGCTCGGCGTCGACGGCGGGCGGGGCGGGCGGAGCGGGCGGGGAGGCGGGCAGAGCTGGCGAGACGGCGGAGACCGCCGAAACCGACCGGATCGACCCCGAGATCCGCGCCGTGATCGAGGAGCTGAGCGACGTCGACGTCGCGGCGACCGCGCCGGTGGAGCTGCTCGCGCGAGTCCAGGAGTGGCAGGAGCGACTCGACGGGGACCGCTGACGACCGGTGCGACGAGAGTCGCCGGCGACCGGTGCGACGAGAGCCGACGACCCGCGCGACGGTGCGTCTGACGTAAGAACTAATGTCCGACCTCGTCGTGTGGTGTGTATGGGCATCATGAGCAAGATCCTCGGCGGGGGCGGCAACCGCTCCGTCGACGACTACGTCGAGCTCGACCTCGACGACTTCGCCGAGGCGCACGCGGACACGGGGATGCAGGTACACATCGCGGAGATCGGGGACCAGAGCGACGTCATCCCGATCAAAGACGCCGTCTACGACGGCGACTTCGTCATCGCCGACATCACCCGCCACTCCACGTCGGATCGCACGATCGAACACATCATCGACGAGCTGCGGCAGGTCGCCCAGGAGGTCGACGGCGACATCGTCCAGAAGGGCGACGATCAGATCGTTCTCACGCCCACGGGCGTCTCGATCTCGCGGAAGAAGCTGTAGCCGGGGCTCGTCTCGGTCTCGCGGTCGCCTCGTTTTCGCGCCGCGGACGCGCGTTCGGCCGCGATCGACCGGTGCGTGGCCGAACCGTGTGTTATATGCCCGTCTCCCGCCCACGTACGACCGAATGGACGAGCCGGTCCTGCTGACGGGCGCCGGCGGACGGGTGGGGCAGGCCATCCTCCGCGGCATCGGCGACGACTACGAGTGGCGACTCCTCGACAGGGAGCCGCTCCCGGCGGCGAAGGTGCCGGACGGGGTCACCGACGCCGACCGGTACGTCGCGGACATCACCGACGAGCGGGGGGTCCGGGAGGCGATGCGGGGCGTCGGCGCCGTGATCCACCTCGCCGGCGACCCGCGGAAGACGGCGCCGTGGGACTCCGTGCTCCGCAACAACATCGACGGGACGCAGGTCGTGATGCGCGCGGCCGTCGACGAGGGCGTCGAGAAATTCGCGTTCGCCTCCTCGAACCACGCCGTCGGCGGCTACGAGACCGACGACCGGACCCCGGACCTGTACCGCCCGGGCGACGACTACCGGCTGGACGGGACCGAGCTCCCCCGCCCCGGGAACCTCTACGGCGTCTCGAAGGCGACCGGCGAGGCGCTCGGGCGCCTCTACCACGACGAACACGGGATGAGCGTCGTCTGCGTCCGCATCGGGAACCTCACGAAGGACCACCCGCCGCGGGAGTACGAGCGCGGGCAGGCGATGTGGCTCTCGCACCGCGACTGCGCGCACCTGTTCGACCGGTGTCTGCAGGCCGACTACGGCTACGAGATCGTCTACGGCATCTCGAACAACGACCGCCGCTACTACTCGATCGAGCGCGCACGCGAGGCGCTCGGCTACGACCCCGCCGACAACTCCGCGAACTACACCTTCGAGGGCGAGCCGAAGGACGGGGACGCGGACCCGGACGGGGGCGACTCCGGCGACGGGATCGACCCCGACGGGGGGATCGACCCCGACGGGGGGATCGATCCCGCAGTCACCGAGGAGCCGAACTTCCCCTCGGACCCGGACACCCCGACCGACGGCGCCTGACCGGTCGGCGGCGCCCGAGGCCGGTTTTCAAAACAGGTCGTCGACGTCGCGCCGCTTCCGCTCCGCCAGTTCGACGTGGTCCGCGAGCCGCGCGGCCACCTGCGGGCGGGCGTCGGGCTCGCGGAGGAACGCGAAGAGGAGCTCCGCGAACCGCGTCCGGCCGGTGCCGCGCTCCTCGCGCGCCAGCGACGCCGCGGTCTCGAACGTCTCCTCGTCGGCGTGGTCGACCGCCTCGGCGAGCGCGGGCGCCGCGAGCAGCGCGGCCGCGAGGTCAAGATCCTCGAACCCCGGCGCCGCGCCGTCGACGCGGATCGGCGGCGGGCCGGCGCGCTCGACCGTCTCGGGGTCGGCCGCGAGCCGTCGGCACCACTCCCGGACGGTCGCGACGTCGACGCCGCGAGCCCCCGCGTCGGCGTCGCGAGTCGGCCCCCCGTCGAGACCGCCGAGGTACCGAACCGCGTTGGCGGCGCACCCGGTCGCGCCGGACCAGTTCCGCTCGGTCGCGTGGTGAGTCGCCGCCGCGGCCGCGATCAGCCCGTGGAGCAGGCGCTCGTCGTCGCCCTCGTCGAGCGGGAGCCACGCCGCCTCCCACGGGTCGTGGGCCGCGAGGACGTGCCCCTCGTTGAACAGGGCGGCGCCGGCGGCGACGGCGGCGGAGACCGACGGGGGCCCCTCGAAGTCGCCGCCGCGGTCGCCTTCCCCGCCGTCGTCGGCCGCGCCGTCGCGGACGCCGGAGTCTCTGTCGGTCACGTGCGAGCCTCGGCGACGGCGACGTAAAAAAGCGAGAGTCGCGACGCGGACCGCGACGGCGAGGCGTCGCCGAGAGTGGGAGGAAAGCGTCAGCGGGGACCCCGGCCGCGATCGACGCGGGTTACCGATCGCCGGCGGCGGACGCCGAGTCGCCGCCGGGGATCGGCAGCGTCCGGTCGACCGCGCCCGGGTACCGGCGCCCGAGCGCCGCGCCGGCGACGACGCCGGCGAAGAGGGCCAGTGCGATCGCGGCCGCGACCGGGAAGGAGGCGACCGCGACGATCGCGGCGGGGAGCGCCGCGAAGGCGGCCATGACGCGCGCCGACGGGAGGGGCGCGGTCGGGTCGGGACCCAGGTACGGATCGGGGTGTGCGGTGCGTCTGGAGCGGGATCGGTCTCGTCTCATGCTGAGTGGGGGTGGGTGGCGCGAGGGCCTCGCGCCGCGGTCGATTGCTGTTCGTCGGTCGGGGACCGTGTCGGGTGCGTCGCGGTCCGATCGGCGTCCGTGGGCGGTCGCCGCCCGCGGGCGGTCATCGGTCGCGAACGGTTGTCGCCCGCGAACGGTCATCGGTCGCGTCCGGTCGCCGTCCGCTCGCGCGGACGGACCTCCGAGATCCCGACGACGTCGGTGAGGTCGGCGACCTCGACGTCCGGCGCGAGCCGGACCGAGGCGTCGACCTCGACCGCGAGGTCGTTGAGGCGGGGGCGGAGGTCGACGACGTCGACGCGTTCGACGGCGACGCCGTCGCGACCCTCGAGCTTCGATCGGACGCCGGCGTGGAGGTCGCCCGCGGCGTCGCGGGGGACCGCCACCCGGAGCGCGACGTCGGTCGCGCGGCGGCAGGGTGGGCTGCCATACGGACCCGGGAGGGAGTCGATTCCTCACCCCGAGGCTCTGCCGCTTGAGCTACCGGGCCTACGGGAACGCGGCTGAAGCGTCGGGAGACGGGAGAGAAGGCGGCGCTCGCCTCGACAGGCGGGGGCCGACCGTCCCCGCGTCGGGGTCACGCGGCGACGGCGTCGAGACGAGCGACGACCGGCCCGCGGACCCGCTTCCCGACGCTCCGGAGGGGGGCGAACGTCGGAATGGGGTCGCGGACGGTCATGGTGGGGGCGCCCGGCGGGGGAGTCCGCTCGGGCGTACACTCACGCAGAGGAGGAACCGAGTTAATAGTTGTCCGAGTGTGCGGATCAATGGCGTGATTCGGCGGTCCGGGAGTATTCGTTCTGATTATCTCATTCGGAACGGACGACCGCTCCGGCGCGACGCCACCAGTACACTAAGGAGGGCGGCGGGCGTACGAGCGGTAGACGTGTCCAGCCTGTTGCCGGTCATCGCGGCGATCCTCGTGTCGGGACTCGTCGTCCAACTGGTCGCTCACCGTCTGAAGGTGCCGAGCGTCATTTTCTACCTTCTCATCGGAGTCGTGATGGGACCGGAGGTGTTGGGGCTCGTGACCCTCGAGACGTTCGGGGACGGCCTCGAGATCATCGTCGGACTCAGCGTCGCGATCATCGTCTTCGAAGGGGCGTTCGCCCTGCGGATCGAGCGCATCCGCGGCGCGTCCACGGTGTCGCTCCGACTGGTGACGGTCAGCGCCCTCGTGATGTTCCTCGGGACGACGGTCGCGGTCCGGTTCTTCGAGGGGGCGGACTGGGAGATCGCGCTGCTCATCGGGGCGCTGCTCGTGGCGACGGGACCGACCGTGATCACGCCGATACTCAACGTCGTCCGCGTCAGGGACCACGTCGCGACCGCGTTGGAGACCGAGGGGATCGTCAACGACGTGACCGCCGCCATCGTCGCCGTCGTGATCTTCGAGACGCTGCTGCTCGACGACCTCGGGGTCCCGGCGACCCTCCTCTCGTTCGCCGAGCGGCTCGGCGTCGGCGTGGGCGCCGGGGTGCTCGCGACGGTGATCATCTACTACCTGCTCGACAGCGAGTTCGTCCCCGAGCGCGACGTGCAGGCGTCGCAGTTCCTCGTGTTGGCGGCGGCGGTCGGAGCGTTCGCGGCCGCCGAGGCGGTCGCGGCCGAGGCGGGCATCGCGGCGGCCGCGACGAGCGGCATCCTGCTCGGGAACCTCGACATCGACAACAGAGAGGAGATCGAGCGGTTCGCGGAGAACACGACGCTCGTCGTCCTCTCGTTCGTGTTCATCTCGCTGGCCGCGCTGATCGACATCGAGGCGGTCGCGGCGCTCGGCGTCGGAGCCGTCGGGCTCGTGCTCGTGGTCATGCTCGTGCTCCGGCCGCTCGGGGCCCTCATCGCCACCGCCGGCGTCGAGCGGTTCACCTGGCCTGAGCGGCTGTTCATCGCCGGCGTGGGGCCGCGCGGGATCATCCCGGCGAGCGTGGCCACGCTGTTCGCGATCGAGCTGGAGCTGGCGGGGAGCGTGGCGCAGGGCGAGCTGCTGGTCGGGACGGTGTTCGCCGTCATCTTCGCGACGGTCGCGGTCGAGGCCGGGCTCGCGCGGCAGATCGGCGACGTTCTCGGAGTGTCACCAATGCGCACGATAATCATCGGCGGCGGT
It encodes:
- the azf gene encoding NAD-dependent glucose-6-phosphate dehydrogenase Azf yields the protein MDEPVLLTGAGGRVGQAILRGIGDDYEWRLLDREPLPAAKVPDGVTDADRYVADITDERGVREAMRGVGAVIHLAGDPRKTAPWDSVLRNNIDGTQVVMRAAVDEGVEKFAFASSNHAVGGYETDDRTPDLYRPGDDYRLDGTELPRPGNLYGVSKATGEALGRLYHDEHGMSVVCVRIGNLTKDHPPREYERGQAMWLSHRDCAHLFDRCLQADYGYEIVYGISNNDRRYYSIERAREALGYDPADNSANYTFEGEPKDGDADPDGGDSGDGIDPDGGIDPDGGIDPAVTEEPNFPSDPDTPTDGA
- a CDS encoding DUF309 domain-containing protein gives rise to the protein MTDRDSGVRDGAADDGGEGDRGGDFEGPPSVSAAVAAGAALFNEGHVLAAHDPWEAAWLPLDEGDDERLLHGLIAAAAATHHATERNWSGATGCAANAVRYLGGLDGGPTRDADAGARGVDVATVREWCRRLAADPETVERAGPPPIRVDGAAPGFEDLDLAAALLAAPALAEAVDHADEETFETAASLAREERGTGRTRFAELLFAFLREPDARPQVAARLADHVELAERKRRDVDDLF
- the mutS gene encoding DNA mismatch repair protein MutS, yielding MPTGIVGEFLDLKAETDADVLAMQCGDFYEFFADDAELVADELDLTVSQKSSHGSSYPMAGVPLSELTPYVKALVERGYRVAVADQYETDDGHAREITRVVTPGTLLETADDDARYLAAIVREDDGTDGPYGLALADVTTGRFLVTEVDDESDLRAELYRFDPAEVLPGPRVRNDDRLLGAVREDLSGSVSLFDAEAFAPGRATHAVREQFGRETADSVGIDSDLALRAAGATLGYVEETGAGVLASMTRLTAYGDGDHVDVDATTQRNLELTETMRGDGEGSLFETVDHTVTAAGGRLLREWLTRPRRDRARLDRRLDAVEALASAALARDRLRETLGDAYDLERLAARATSGSAGARELLSVRDTLALVPEMVDAVEGTALAESPVAAVLEDLDRERARALHGELADALADDPPKAKTQGGLLRKGYDDDLDELIASHEEATEWLDTLAEREKRQYGLSHVTVDRNKTDGYYVQVGKSVADQVPEHYREIKTLKNSKRFVTDELAEREREVLRLEEARGELEYELFEELRERVAADAELLQDVGRVVAEVDALASLATHAAGNDWTRPELTDERRLDVEAGRHPVVERTTDFVPNDLRLDDERGFLIVTGPNMSGKSTYMRQAALIQLLAQAGSFVPARAAEVGLVDGIYTRVGALDELAQGRSTFMVEMQELSNILHSATADSLVILDEVGRGTATYDGISIAWAATEYLHNEVRARTLFATHYHELTALADHLPRVANVHVAVDERDGEVTFLRTVRDGPTNRSYGVHVADLAGVPKPVVGRADEVLDRLREEKAIEAKGSRGGGEGAGSDGTGDGTGSGEGTKQVVFDLSSGSFAGEGDAGSAGADAPDTGGNRNGRGSASTAGGAGGAGGEAGRAGETAETAETDRIDPEIRAVIEELSDVDVAATAPVELLARVQEWQERLDGDR
- a CDS encoding cell division protein SepF; translated protein: MGIMSKILGGGGNRSVDDYVELDLDDFAEAHADTGMQVHIAEIGDQSDVIPIKDAVYDGDFVIADITRHSTSDRTIEHIIDELRQVAQEVDGDIVQKGDDQIVLTPTGVSISRKKL
- a CDS encoding cation:proton antiporter domain-containing protein, translated to MPVIAAILVSGLVVQLVAHRLKVPSVIFYLLIGVVMGPEVLGLVTLETFGDGLEIIVGLSVAIIVFEGAFALRIERIRGASTVSLRLVTVSALVMFLGTTVAVRFFEGADWEIALLIGALLVATGPTVITPILNVVRVRDHVATALETEGIVNDVTAAIVAVVIFETLLLDDLGVPATLLSFAERLGVGVGAGVLATVIIYYLLDSEFVPERDVQASQFLVLAAAVGAFAAAEAVAAEAGIAAAATSGILLGNLDIDNREEIERFAENTTLVVLSFVFISLAALIDIEAVAALGVGAVGLVLVVMLVLRPLGALIATAGVERFTWPERLFIAGVGPRGIIPASVATLFAIELELAGSVAQGELLVGTVFAVIFATVAVEAGLARQIGDVLGVSPMRTIIIGGGRVGRALATRLERRGEYVVIVEIDDEVVERARSDGFTVYEGDGSDTETLREAGVEDAKRLITVTGDDDINLLACQLAITKFDVESVYSRVNEPDNVDAFDSIGVKAIDSPTATAVAIDDEIERPAITHWMNELGDSHDVQEVEMTAEHLTGKTIRDLNAEIPDGTFVAVVSRNGENHVPSADSVLEYGDHVTFIGDTDAVRRAMERFHPHD
- a CDS encoding DUF7344 domain-containing protein is translated as MTPQLAVTEEAPSEDTGPSRDEIFTALSNRRRRNVIIYLKEHGDDARVRDIAEQLAAWENEVDPVEVTYKQRKRVYTALHQSHLPKLAKSGFIAYEPDRGIVSLTEESRRLEVYLEVVSENEILWSEYYVGLAVVCGLLGGAAWIGTVPFASVSGYAYAVLFAALFAVSGVVHRTVTRRNRVG